In Silene latifolia isolate original U9 population chromosome X, ASM4854445v1, whole genome shotgun sequence, the following proteins share a genomic window:
- the LOC141621806 gene encoding putative 1-deoxy-D-xylulose-5-phosphate synthase, chloroplastic — translation MSLVPSEVAVDIVGGWIHKVMLQSYVGRITALSDKSEFSWEEMPTPILDMVENPINMKNLSTKELKQLADEIRGELSHLVSKGQRALQASLHVVELTVAIHYVFHAPMDIILWDKGDQDLPWQEISKEKENV, via the exons ATGTCTCTGGTGCCATCTGAGGTGGCCGTTGATATTGTCGGTGGGTGGATACACAAAGTGATGCTCCAG AGTTATGTTGGAAGAATCACAGCTTTAAGTGATAAGAGTGAATTTTCCTGGGAGGAAATGCCTACTCCTATACTCGATATGGTTGAGAACCCCATTAACATGAAAAACTTGTCAACTAAG GAGCTCAAACAATTAGCTGATGAAATTCGCGGGGAGCTTTCGCACCTGGTATCAAAAGGACAGAGAGCTTTACAAGCTAGCCTACATGTGGTGGAGTTGACTGTTGCCATTCACTATGTTTTTCATGCACCAATGGACATAATCTTGTGGGATAAAGGAGATCAA GATTTGCCGTGGCAAGAGATATCAAAGGAAAAAGAGAACGTGTAG